From one Vicia villosa cultivar HV-30 ecotype Madison, WI unplaced genomic scaffold, Vvil1.0 ctg.000348F_1_1, whole genome shotgun sequence genomic stretch:
- the LOC131627064 gene encoding uncharacterized protein LOC131627064, translating to MGKWFILVVLALVVANTSARILPFGEGGLKEKKNNIVGIRHSIETEKDNDGVDGGIIKGEDEIHSEIVGGILGGNNGSGIGKGGGKTNNNDGVITEGEGEIGKRDLVGEILRGDNCGGLVKGGGKIDIDDDDGVTTEGEGEICKSDLVGGIVKGGGKSDDDGGGITEGEGGKNDIASGLLNAVNGGGKVKEKGKTNNYDGRISEEEGGKNDLVRILLDAINGGEIVKEKGKPDHDEGGNTKGEEGKNNLPGGLLDSDNGVGIVKGKGKTDDDEGDITKEERGKNDLPGGLLDSVKGIGIVKGKGKTNSNEDEITEGEGGKNDLPSGLLDSVNGIGIVKGKDKINDNKDEITEGEGGKNDLLGELLDSVNGIGIVKGKDKTDDDEDEITEGEGNKNDLLGGLLDSVNGIGIVKGKDKTDDDEDGITKGEGGKNDLLGGLLDSVNGIGIVKGKDKIEDDEDRITEGEGDKNDLLGGLLDSVSGLLDRINGDGIDKKESKIVINDVDGEVSEGVGEIETHNIEGGIFK from the coding sequence ATGGGTAAGTGGTTCATTTTGGTGGTTCTGGCCCTTGTTGTGGCTAATACAAGTGCAAGAATTTTGCCATTTGGAGAAGGTGGTTTGAAGGAAAAGAAGAATAACATTGTTGGAATTAGACATTCTATTGAAACTgaaaaagacaatgatggtgttgATGGTGGAATAATCAAAGGAGAAGATGAAATACATAGTGAAATTGTTGGTGGAATATTAGGAGGAAATAATGGTAGTGGAATAGGCAAAGGAGGaggtaaaacaaataataatgaTGGTGTAATAACTGAAGGAGAAGGTGAAATAGGCAAGCGTGATCTTGTTGGTGAAATATTAAGAGGAGATAATTGTGGTGGACTAGTCAAAGGAGGTGGTAAAATAGACATTGACGATGATGATGGTGTAACAACCGAAGGAGAAGGTGAAATATGCAAGAGTGATCTTGTTGGTGGAATAGTTAAAGGAGGAGGTAAAAGTGACGATGATGGTGGTGGAATAACGGAAGGAGAAGGAGGCAAGAATGATATTGCTAGTGGATTATTAAATGCAGTTAATGGTGGTGGGAAAGTCAAAGAAAAAGGTAAAACTAACAATTATGATGGTAGAATAAGTGAAGAAGAAGGAGGCAAGAATGATCTTGTTAGGATATTATTAGATGCAATTAATGGTGGTGAAATAGTCAAAGAAAAAGGTAAACCTGACCATGATGAGGGTGGAAATACTAAAGGAGAAGAAGGCAAGAATAATCTTCCTGGCGGATTATTAGATTCAGATAATGGTGTTGGAATAGTTAAAGGAAAAGGTAAAACTGACGATGATGAGGGTGACATTACTAAAGAAGAAAGAGGCAAAAATGATCTTCCTGGTGGATTATTAGATTCAGTTAAAGGTATTGGAATAGTCAAAGGAAAAGGTAAAACTAACAGTAATGAGGATGAGATTACTGAAGGAGAAGGAGGCAAGAATGATCTTCCCAGTGGATTATTAGATTCAGTTAATGGTATTGGAATAGTCAAAGGAAAAGATAAAATTAACGATAATAAGGATGAGATTACCGAAGGAGAAGGAGGCAAGAATGATCTTCTTGGTGAATTATTAGATTCAGTAAATGGTATTGGAATAGTCAAAGGAAAAGATAAAACTGACGATGATGAGGATGAGATTACTGAAGGAGAAGGAAACAAGAATGATCTTCTTGGTGGATTATTAGATTCAGTTAATGGTATTGGAATAGTCAAAGGAAAAGATAAAACTGACGATGATGAGGATGGGATTACTAAAGGAGAAGGAGGCAAGAATGATCTTCTTGGTGGATTATTAGATTCAGTTAATGGTATTGGAATAGTCAAAGGAAAAGATaaaattgaagatgatgaggatAGAATTACTGAAGGAGAAGGAGACAAGAATGATCTTCTTGGTGGATTATTAGATTCAGTTAGTGGATTATTAGATCGAATTAATGGTGATGGAATAGACAAAAAGGAAAGTAAAATTGTCATTAACGATGTTGATGGCGAAGTAAGTGAAGGAGTAGGTGAAATAGAAACTCACAATATTGAAGGTGGGATCTTTAAATGA